In Blastopirellula sp. J2-11, a single genomic region encodes these proteins:
- a CDS encoding M56 family metallopeptidase, with product MIWEPLSNPILFQLTMALVHFVWQGALIWLIWVAVMRYSTRPETRYNAGVAALGVMLACPIVTACLTPQQSPQLAVSQVNAEIDSAKVIDETGLLTPAAAADDSMVTSSDLSLGVVLIQRFQPVLLLTWLLGVVLLGGRLLIAYAATVWLRSEGTRLERSIQRIADQISRRLGFLTTPPIGVSSQIGEALTLGVLQPMVLLPVAWLTELSPEVLEAVIAHELAHVRRGDLWINAAQRVVETLFFYHPAVWFISRQIRVEREFCCDELAILTTGRRVQYAQSLELVARRQMNQSAAAFATPFLGDRTMTLLKRVRHALGIPLGRESGRLLPVGLALVVVPVGLWVASAMLASPRLLAEGEAANGRDADFERPLRREGLFGPPPRRDGNFGPPPRRDGDVGPPPRREGDFGPPPRREGDAGPPPRREGDFGPPREEMIHLLREEMQMLRAHMDRIQRRLDEMQGPPRRDGNRPRPEGPRDGRRPRPEGPRDGDRPRPEGPRDGDRPRPEGPRDGDRPRPEGPRDGDRPRPEGPRDGDRPRPEGPRDSDAAPAPRLDAE from the coding sequence ATGATTTGGGAGCCTCTCTCCAATCCAATCCTTTTTCAGCTAACGATGGCGCTGGTCCATTTCGTTTGGCAAGGCGCTCTGATTTGGCTGATTTGGGTCGCGGTGATGCGCTATTCGACCCGACCAGAAACTCGCTACAACGCGGGTGTCGCTGCGTTAGGCGTAATGCTCGCTTGTCCGATCGTGACAGCTTGTTTGACGCCGCAGCAATCGCCGCAGTTGGCCGTAAGTCAAGTCAACGCTGAAATTGACAGCGCCAAAGTCATTGACGAAACAGGGCTGCTGACCCCCGCCGCTGCAGCAGACGATTCGATGGTGACCTCATCTGACTTATCGCTGGGCGTCGTATTAATTCAACGATTTCAGCCGGTGCTGTTGCTCACCTGGTTGCTGGGCGTGGTGTTGCTTGGCGGACGATTGTTGATCGCTTATGCGGCGACAGTTTGGCTGCGGAGCGAAGGGACGCGCCTCGAACGTTCGATTCAAAGGATCGCCGATCAAATAAGTCGCCGTCTTGGGTTTTTGACCACTCCGCCGATCGGCGTTAGTTCGCAAATCGGCGAAGCGTTGACGTTAGGAGTGCTGCAGCCGATGGTCTTGCTCCCGGTCGCTTGGCTGACCGAACTTTCTCCGGAAGTGCTCGAGGCGGTCATCGCACATGAGTTGGCGCACGTTCGTCGTGGAGATTTGTGGATCAACGCGGCGCAGCGTGTCGTGGAAACGTTGTTTTTTTATCATCCGGCCGTCTGGTTCATTTCGCGTCAGATTCGCGTCGAACGCGAGTTCTGCTGTGACGAACTGGCGATTCTGACCACCGGTCGCCGGGTGCAATACGCTCAATCCTTGGAACTTGTCGCACGACGGCAGATGAATCAATCGGCTGCTGCGTTTGCTACCCCATTTTTAGGAGATCGCACGATGACTCTGCTGAAGCGAGTTCGACATGCTTTGGGCATACCGCTCGGGCGCGAATCGGGTCGATTGTTGCCGGTTGGATTGGCTTTGGTAGTCGTGCCTGTCGGCTTGTGGGTCGCGTCGGCGATGCTGGCTTCTCCCCGCTTGTTGGCCGAAGGCGAGGCCGCCAACGGCCGCGATGCGGACTTCGAACGACCGCTGCGCCGCGAAGGCCTGTTCGGGCCACCACCGCGTCGAGATGGGAACTTTGGCCCTCCGCCGCGCCGCGATGGGGATGTTGGTCCGCCGCCACGTCGTGAAGGTGACTTCGGACCTCCGCCGCGCCGCGAAGGGGATGCTGGTCCGCCGCCGCGTCGTGAAGGTGACTTCGGCCCTCCGCGGGAGGAAATGATCCATCTATTGCGAGAAGAAATGCAGATGCTTCGCGCCCATATGGATCGCATTCAACGTCGTTTGGACGAGATGCAAGGTCCTCCTCGCCGAGATGGAAACCGCCCGCGTCCAGAAGGTCCGCGAGATGGACGTCGCCCGCGTCCAGAAGGTCCGCGTGACGGAGATCGCCCACGTCCAGAGGGTCCGCGTGATGGAGATCGCCCACGTCCGGAGGGTCCGCGTGACGGAGATCGCCCGCGTCCGGAAGGTCCGCGTGATGGAGATCGCCCACGTCCGGAAGGTCCGCGTGATGGAGATCGCCCGCGTCCGGAAGGTCCGCGTGATAGTGATGCTGCTCCGGCTCCGCGATTGGATGCGGAATAG
- a CDS encoding lamin tail domain-containing protein gives MRTISLLVALSLLWITACTPASADIIHVGSWNIEWLGKPEMRKSPQQKPADLAAEIRASGVDVLALQEICDDYPEHDRLGNKTLDEVCVVLNRQAGNQWKYELFPKRDIYAEDQLTGVAWNEARVQRVGGAMRITPVDLLGDNYITWDRQPYAAKFSAGEGKTDFVVIPIHMKSNYGDSAGEMRKHRAAEASALIAELPAVRKMFGDEDIIILGDTNALSADEEGIQKFVKAGFRDLNAADRSTHTKDAPFDRALVPQNQPEFANAREVIHSGQDRRDYRNKLSDHYLISFQILTGKDDDQGGAPQAASTAPQTPRPSPQQPTDVQILAVLPDPFAQDDGKEAVVIANSSTRAVSLAGWKLTDDDGGEIMLSGEIPPCSVITIHHPQEAWLSNSGDELRLLDAKGAVIDEVTYGREDVKPGKFVTNLKRR, from the coding sequence ATGCGGACGATTTCCCTGCTTGTCGCCTTAAGTCTTTTGTGGATCACTGCTTGCACTCCGGCTTCCGCCGATATCATCCATGTCGGCTCTTGGAACATCGAATGGCTCGGCAAGCCGGAAATGCGCAAAAGCCCCCAGCAAAAACCAGCCGACTTGGCCGCTGAGATCCGTGCTTCCGGCGTTGACGTGCTAGCGCTGCAAGAGATTTGCGACGATTATCCAGAGCATGACCGGCTGGGAAATAAGACGCTGGACGAAGTTTGCGTCGTCTTGAATCGACAAGCCGGCAACCAATGGAAGTACGAACTCTTTCCGAAACGGGACATCTATGCCGAGGACCAACTGACAGGCGTCGCTTGGAACGAAGCCCGCGTTCAGCGCGTGGGAGGCGCGATGCGAATCACTCCGGTCGACTTGCTCGGCGACAACTATATCACCTGGGATCGGCAACCGTACGCGGCGAAGTTTTCAGCCGGCGAAGGGAAAACGGACTTCGTTGTCATTCCAATTCACATGAAATCGAACTATGGCGACTCGGCCGGCGAAATGCGGAAACATCGCGCCGCTGAAGCCAGCGCGTTGATCGCCGAGCTTCCCGCCGTGAGAAAGATGTTCGGCGATGAAGACATCATCATCCTCGGCGACACCAACGCGTTGTCAGCCGATGAAGAAGGCATCCAAAAATTTGTCAAAGCCGGTTTTCGGGATCTAAATGCAGCCGATCGCTCGACCCATACGAAAGACGCGCCATTTGATCGAGCGCTGGTTCCGCAAAACCAGCCCGAGTTCGCTAACGCGCGCGAAGTGATTCATTCCGGTCAAGATCGTCGCGACTATCGCAACAAGCTCTCGGATCACTATCTAATCTCGTTTCAGATCCTTACCGGCAAAGATGATGATCAAGGAGGCGCGCCGCAAGCCGCTTCCACGGCGCCGCAAACGCCGAGACCGAGCCCGCAACAACCGACCGACGTGCAGATCTTGGCGGTATTGCCTGATCCGTTCGCTCAGGACGACGGCAAAGAAGCGGTGGTGATCGCCAATTCGTCGACGCGCGCCGTATCACTCGCCGGCTGGAAACTGACCGATGACGACGGCGGCGAAATTATGCTTTCCGGCGAAATCCCTCCCTGCTCCGTCATCACCATCCACCATCCCCAAGAAGCCTGGCTTAGCAACAGCGGCGATGAGCTGCGCCTGCTCGACGCCAAAGGCGCCGTCATCGACGAAGTCACCTATGGTCGTGAAGATGTGAAGCCCGGCAAGTTTGTCACAAACCTGAAACGCCGGTAG
- a CDS encoding BlaI/MecI/CopY family transcriptional regulator, whose product MPRPKQSTPTAGELEVLKVLWDRGPSTVRDVMNELNQVRPRAYTSVMSLMNVMADKGLLQRKPEGRAFIYEAKRPRDKTLGGILHDVLGRAFGGSASNLVAHLLEESKPSGAELDAIRRTLEQYEETDQLPGDD is encoded by the coding sequence ATGCCGAGACCAAAACAGTCGACGCCGACCGCTGGAGAATTGGAGGTCCTGAAGGTGCTTTGGGATCGTGGTCCATCTACCGTGCGGGACGTCATGAATGAACTGAATCAAGTTCGCCCGCGAGCCTATACGTCGGTGATGAGTTTAATGAACGTCATGGCTGACAAAGGGTTGCTGCAGCGTAAGCCGGAAGGCCGCGCATTTATCTACGAGGCGAAGCGTCCTCGTGATAAAACGTTGGGAGGGATTCTGCACGACGTACTTGGACGAGCATTCGGCGGTTCGGCCAGCAATCTGGTCGCCCACTTGCTGGAAGAGTCGAAACCTTCCGGCGCCGAATTGGACGCGATTCGACGCACGCTTGAGCAATACGAAGAAACCGACCAGCTGCCAGGAGACGATTGA
- the carB gene encoding carbamoyl-phosphate synthase large subunit, whose translation MPRRDDIKKILLIGSGPIIIGQACEFDYSGTQACKALREEGYEVVLVNSNPATIMTDPDMADRTYIEPLSWEIIEKIIAKERPDALLPTLGGQTALNLAMDLDKFGVLEKYGVEMIGANAAVIAKAEEREQFKAAMEKIGLEVCRGGTVHTIQEARAVLDEIGLPAVVRPSFTMGGSGSAIAYNREEFDSLVRNGLDQSPVNEVLIEESVIGWKEYEMEVMRDVADNVVIICTIENFDPVGVHTGDSITVAPAQTLSDKEYQRMRDASLAVIREIGVETGGSNIQFANDPHSDRMIVIEMNPRVSRSSALASKATGFPIAKIAAKLAVGYLLHELPNDITRETLACFEPTIDYVVTKIPRFAFEKFPEADATLTTQMKSVGETMAIGRTFKESFQKALRGLEVGRFGFGSDGKDLWGTEEQPSDDEIRAKLSTPNADRPWYLRYAIKSGMTLEKIHQLTFIDPWFIDQLQQLVEKEEELAAIGSLSAITAAQMKEAKQFGYSDRQLSTLLGSSELEVRKQRKKLGVITTFKSVDTCAAEFEAYTPYFYSTYEDEDETPAKNPDKKRVMILGGGPNRIGQGIEFDYCCCHASFALRELGIESIMVNSNPETVSTDYDTSDILFFEPLTTEDVLNICDKVQPDGVIVQFGGQTPLNLARALATAGVPIIGTSVDTIEAAEDREKFQQLLNQLGLKQPANAIARTMTQARTESAKVGYPSLVRPSFVLGGRAMEICYDDKQFERYVAEAFLVAQGQPVLIDRFLEDATEVDVDCISDGENVVVAGVMEHIEEAGVHSGDSACSIPPYSLPGPVVNEIREATVAMARKLKVIGLMNVQFAVKQEDGKMNVYVLEVNPRASRTVPFVAKATGMQVAKIAAKVMTGMTLPELGITKEPIPAHVSIKESVFPFRKFSGVDIVLGPEMRSTGEVMGISERFSIAFAKSQLAAGILLPQPEDGKIFLSVSPRHKDHIVEIAKRLDSLGFQLVCTEGTAKRLREEGLKVEQIKKLAEGHPNLLDLLIDGAVSLVMNTPSGKGARTDEGRIRAAAVQHGVPCITTIQAAEAAAKAMEALRNGEMNVLSLQDRFQKMGEQ comes from the coding sequence GTGCCGCGACGCGACGACATCAAGAAAATCCTGCTCATTGGTTCTGGCCCGATCATCATCGGCCAAGCCTGCGAATTCGATTACTCCGGCACTCAGGCCTGCAAGGCGCTGCGAGAGGAGGGCTATGAGGTGGTGTTGGTAAATTCCAACCCGGCCACCATCATGACCGATCCCGACATGGCCGATCGCACCTACATCGAGCCGCTCTCGTGGGAGATCATCGAAAAAATCATCGCCAAAGAGCGTCCTGATGCGCTGCTGCCGACTCTCGGCGGACAGACCGCGTTGAATCTGGCGATGGATCTAGACAAATTTGGCGTACTAGAAAAGTACGGCGTCGAGATGATCGGCGCCAACGCCGCCGTCATCGCCAAAGCGGAAGAACGTGAACAGTTCAAAGCGGCGATGGAAAAGATCGGGCTCGAAGTCTGTCGCGGCGGCACGGTCCATACGATTCAAGAAGCGCGCGCGGTGCTCGACGAGATCGGCCTGCCGGCCGTCGTTCGTCCCAGTTTCACGATGGGCGGATCAGGCTCAGCAATCGCCTACAACCGAGAAGAGTTTGACTCGCTGGTCCGCAACGGGCTCGATCAATCGCCGGTTAACGAAGTGCTGATCGAAGAGTCGGTGATCGGTTGGAAAGAATACGAGATGGAGGTGATGCGCGACGTCGCCGACAACGTCGTGATCATCTGTACGATCGAAAACTTTGACCCGGTCGGCGTGCATACCGGCGACTCGATCACGGTCGCTCCGGCTCAGACGCTCAGCGACAAAGAATACCAGCGGATGCGTGACGCTTCGCTCGCGGTGATTCGCGAGATCGGCGTCGAGACCGGCGGCTCGAACATTCAGTTCGCCAACGATCCGCATTCGGACCGGATGATCGTCATCGAGATGAATCCCCGCGTCAGTCGCAGTTCGGCGCTCGCGTCGAAGGCGACCGGTTTCCCGATCGCCAAAATCGCGGCCAAACTAGCGGTCGGCTATCTGCTGCACGAACTGCCGAACGACATCACCCGCGAGACGCTCGCCTGCTTTGAGCCGACGATCGATTATGTTGTCACCAAGATTCCGCGGTTCGCGTTTGAGAAGTTCCCCGAAGCCGACGCGACGCTGACAACGCAAATGAAGAGCGTCGGCGAAACGATGGCGATCGGCCGCACCTTTAAAGAGTCGTTTCAAAAAGCGCTGCGCGGGCTCGAGGTCGGACGCTTCGGCTTCGGCAGCGACGGCAAAGATCTGTGGGGAACCGAAGAGCAGCCGTCGGATGACGAGATTCGGGCCAAACTCAGCACTCCCAACGCCGACCGTCCCTGGTATCTGCGGTATGCGATCAAGTCGGGCATGACGCTGGAGAAGATCCACCAACTGACCTTCATCGATCCCTGGTTCATCGATCAGCTGCAACAGTTGGTCGAAAAAGAAGAAGAACTTGCCGCGATCGGCTCGCTGAGCGCGATCACCGCCGCGCAGATGAAAGAAGCGAAGCAGTTCGGTTATTCCGATCGCCAACTATCCACGCTGCTGGGAAGCAGTGAGTTGGAAGTTCGCAAACAGCGGAAGAAACTGGGCGTGATCACCACGTTCAAATCGGTCGATACCTGCGCCGCCGAATTTGAAGCGTACACGCCTTATTTCTATTCGACCTACGAGGACGAAGACGAAACGCCGGCGAAGAATCCGGACAAGAAACGCGTAATGATTCTCGGCGGCGGTCCCAACCGGATCGGCCAGGGAATCGAGTTCGACTATTGCTGCTGCCATGCTAGTTTCGCGCTACGCGAACTGGGGATCGAATCGATCATGGTCAACAGCAACCCAGAGACGGTCAGCACCGACTACGACACCAGCGACATCCTCTTCTTCGAGCCGCTGACGACCGAGGACGTGCTGAACATCTGTGACAAAGTGCAGCCCGACGGAGTGATCGTGCAGTTCGGCGGACAAACCCCGTTGAACCTGGCGCGAGCTTTGGCGACTGCCGGCGTGCCGATCATCGGCACCAGCGTCGACACGATCGAAGCGGCCGAAGATCGCGAGAAGTTCCAACAGTTGCTCAATCAGCTGGGTCTGAAGCAGCCGGCCAATGCGATCGCGCGGACCATGACCCAGGCGCGCACCGAGTCGGCCAAGGTCGGCTATCCTTCGCTGGTTCGTCCGAGCTTTGTGCTCGGCGGTCGCGCGATGGAAATCTGCTACGACGACAAGCAGTTCGAGCGTTACGTCGCCGAGGCGTTCCTCGTCGCGCAAGGTCAGCCGGTGCTGATCGACCGCTTCTTAGAAGATGCGACCGAAGTCGATGTCGACTGCATCAGCGACGGCGAGAACGTCGTTGTCGCCGGCGTCATGGAACATATCGAAGAAGCCGGCGTCCACTCGGGCGACTCGGCATGCTCGATTCCTCCTTACAGCTTGCCTGGCCCGGTCGTGAATGAAATTCGCGAAGCGACCGTCGCGATGGCCCGCAAGCTGAAAGTGATCGGCTTGATGAACGTGCAGTTCGCCGTCAAGCAAGAAGATGGCAAGATGAACGTCTATGTGCTGGAAGTGAATCCTCGCGCCAGCCGCACCGTGCCGTTTGTCGCCAAAGCGACCGGCATGCAAGTCGCCAAAATCGCCGCCAAAGTGATGACCGGCATGACCCTGCCGGAATTGGGAATCACCAAAGAACCGATTCCCGCGCACGTCTCGATCAAAGAGTCGGTCTTCCCGTTCCGTAAGTTCAGCGGCGTCGACATCGTCCTCGGCCCCGAGATGCGTTCGACCGGAGAAGTGATGGGGATCAGCGAACGTTTTTCGATCGCCTTCGCCAAAAGCCAACTCGCGGCCGGCATTCTGCTGCCGCAGCCGGAAGATGGAAAAATCTTCCTCAGCGTTTCACCGCGACACAAAGACCATATCGTCGAGATCGCCAAACGACTCGATTCGCTTGGCTTCCAACTGGTCTGCACCGAAGGAACCGCCAAACGACTGCGTGAAGAAGGCTTGAAGGTCGAGCAAATCAAAAAGCTGGCCGAAGGTCATCCGAACTTGCTTGACCTGTTGATCGACGGCGCCGTCTCGCTGGTGATGAATACGCCCAGCGGCAAAGGAGCCCGCACCGACGAAGGTCGCATCCGCGCCGCCGCCGTACAACACGGCGTCCCCTGCATCACGACGATTCAAGCCGCTGAAGCCGCCGCCAAAGCGATGGAAGCGCTCCGCAACGGCGAGATGAACGTGCTCTCGCTGCAGGACCGCTTTCAAAAGATGGGCGAGCAGTAA
- a CDS encoding PQQ-binding-like beta-propeller repeat protein — protein sequence MTLRFSRYFAVILFSLSISSAVLAQYGRNILDDASLQRLGLEKKWSTQLPIGVTGAKLSSLSHTIDADDMQTVYEVSYLGRSTMFSSRDLNPFGKPLGAEGAKTKAEQFVARLDQTKEEPKLTEHQVPKVLLLAQSTSGTLNAIDGQTGRKLWTQLPGQPFHPSQKASADGKYVATINGLTLYVLHRENGELVWKRNLSSAPSAGAVIGEGHIYAPLMNGVIEIYDLTDSTKPVGRFQSFGQIFANPTITEATVTWPTNRGFVYAGNSFDDKFRYRIEATGEVIAPTTHLAPSLNFFATTSGYAYGIYQRDGRIEWRRSFGEPIVDSIPAIGNTAYIILQRGGMHAVDAYTGEEKWYVPGVRQFLAASAEHVYVLDDRHRLLKLEQVSGAIEAQLSVRDFDYFYSNYESDRIILGTKSGVLYVLQEQGKDFPMVHIPLKTGEEEPATPEETEDKKPETPMEETKPASNDPFGGGDNPFGGSDPFGGGGGKDDADNSGGSDPFGGGSNPFGGGSNPFGGGDGGAMDNPFGN from the coding sequence ATGACGCTCCGTTTTTCTCGCTATTTTGCCGTAATCCTTTTTTCGCTGTCGATTTCGTCTGCAGTGCTGGCCCAATATGGGCGCAACATTCTGGACGACGCTAGTCTGCAGCGCTTAGGGCTCGAAAAGAAGTGGTCGACTCAGCTTCCGATCGGCGTCACCGGCGCCAAGCTCAGTTCGTTGTCGCATACGATCGATGCAGACGACATGCAGACCGTTTACGAGGTCAGCTATCTCGGCCGCTCGACGATGTTCTCTTCGCGCGATTTGAATCCCTTTGGCAAACCGCTCGGCGCCGAGGGGGCCAAAACGAAGGCCGAACAGTTCGTCGCGCGTTTGGATCAAACGAAAGAAGAGCCGAAGCTGACCGAGCATCAGGTTCCCAAGGTCTTGTTGCTTGCACAAAGCACCTCTGGAACGCTGAATGCGATTGATGGCCAAACCGGACGCAAGCTTTGGACGCAGTTGCCTGGCCAGCCATTTCATCCGTCGCAAAAAGCGTCAGCCGACGGCAAATATGTCGCGACCATCAATGGGCTAACCCTGTATGTCTTGCATCGTGAAAACGGCGAACTCGTTTGGAAACGTAACCTGAGCAGTGCGCCTTCCGCCGGCGCCGTGATCGGTGAAGGGCATATCTACGCACCGCTGATGAACGGCGTGATCGAGATCTACGACCTGACCGATAGCACCAAGCCGGTTGGTCGATTCCAGTCGTTTGGCCAAATTTTCGCGAATCCGACGATTACCGAAGCGACCGTCACATGGCCGACCAATCGGGGCTTTGTCTACGCTGGAAATTCGTTTGATGATAAGTTTCGCTATCGCATCGAAGCGACCGGTGAAGTGATTGCACCTACGACGCACTTGGCGCCGAGCCTGAACTTCTTCGCAACGACCAGCGGATATGCGTATGGCATTTATCAACGGGACGGCCGCATCGAATGGCGTCGCTCGTTTGGTGAACCGATCGTCGATTCGATCCCCGCCATCGGCAATACCGCCTATATCATTTTGCAGCGCGGCGGCATGCATGCGGTGGACGCCTACACCGGGGAAGAAAAGTGGTACGTCCCAGGCGTTCGTCAATTTCTGGCCGCGAGCGCCGAACATGTCTATGTCCTGGACGATCGACATCGGCTTTTGAAGTTGGAGCAAGTCTCCGGCGCGATCGAGGCGCAGTTGAGCGTTCGCGACTTCGACTACTTCTACTCTAACTATGAATCGGACCGGATTATTCTCGGCACCAAGTCAGGCGTCCTGTATGTCTTGCAAGAGCAAGGTAAGGATTTCCCGATGGTTCATATCCCGCTCAAGACCGGCGAAGAAGAACCGGCCACACCGGAAGAAACCGAAGACAAGAAGCCGGAGACGCCGATGGAAGAGACCAAGCCGGCCAGCAACGATCCGTTTGGCGGCGGCGACAACCCATTCGGCGGCAGCGACCCGTTTGGCGGCGGAGGCGGCAAAGACGACGCCGACAACTCGGGGGGAAGCGATCCCTTTGGCGGCGGTTCCAATCCGTTTGGCGGCGGGAGCAACCCGTTCGGCGGCGGAGATGGTGGCGCGATGGATAACCCCTTCGGAAACTAA